The window TTCAGTATTTTTTGGTCGTTTATCCATGATCACTTTGACTACTTCCGGAATCACATCGCCGGCTCGCTGGATTAAAACTGTATCGCCAATGCGAACATCTTTACGATCAATTTCATCCTGGTTATGGAGGGTTGCATTAGTCACAACGACACCGCCCACATTCACAGGTTCAAGTTTTGCTACCGGTGTCACGGCTCCGGTTCGGCCGATGGAGGGCAAAATGTCATTCACCACAGTGGTCACTTGCTGCGCCTTAAATTTCCCTGCTATAGCCCACCGCGGTGATCGGCTGCGGATACCGAGGGCATTTCTTTCAGAAGAAGAATTTACCTTAAAAACAGTGCCATCAATTTCATAAGGGAGTGTATTCCGGCGTTTCTCCAGCGTTTGATGAAATGAAATCATCTCCGCGCTATTCTTTATCTTTTTGATCTCCGGATTTACAGGAAACCCCCATGCTTTTAAAGCAGTGAGAAATGAATCGTGGGTAGAAAAAGAGATGCCATCAAGGGTTCCTGCTTCATAGCAAAAAATAGATAGAGGGCGCGTGGCAGTGATTTTTGAATCTAATTGGCGCAGGCTTCCTGCTGCCGCATTCCGCGGATTTGCGAAGGATGCAAGGCCTTCTTTTTCTTGATTTTGATTCAGTTTCTTAAAACCATCCTTGGGGATAAATACTTCGCCCCTCACTTCCAGTAAAGTTGGCGCATCCAATTTATTGGTCCGTAAGGAAAGGGGAATTGCTAATATGGTTTTTAAATTTTGTGTAATATTTTCCCCTATGATGCCATCGCCCCGAGTTGAACCATTGGTGAATAATCCATTTTCATATACCAGTTCAACCGCCAGTCCATCCAGTTTTGGTTCTGCCATATATTCAATATTATTCTCAGTGTCGAGCCCCTTTTTGGTGCGTTCATCAAATGCGTGAAGTTCCGCCTCCTCCATGGCATTGGCCAGTGAAAGCATTGGCATGCGATGAGTAGTTGAACCAAATGCAGAAAGTGGTTCAGCGCCGACACGGCGGGTGGGAGAATCTTCGGTGGCTAAATCCGGATAATCTGTTTCAAGCGTTTGCAAATCTCGAAATAATTGATCATACTCACTATCAGAAACATGGGGGTCATCTAACACATAATACTGATAATTATGATCATTGAGTTGCTTCCGCAAATTATCAATTTGTTTTTGAATCGCAGTCAAATTTAGTTTCTCAAAGATGCCCGCTTTTTAAAATATTCGGCTGGATTTAAAAGGTGTTTTGTAACAGGCATAATTTGACCGGAACTATCCACAGGTGTTGCAAACATACCGCCATCTTTTAAATAGACGGTGAAAAAATAAACTATTCTTCCTGCGGGGTTTTCCTTTGGATCATAACGAAAAACATAGCGTTTATCTTGAGGATTAAATGGAACTTCCCGTAGCCGGGATATTGTATCGGTCTTATAGAAAAGGCTTACTGATTTAATTTTATCACGAGGATATTTTGTAAATACCTCTAGTTCGAATGCTCTTGAATTAAACAATACCCTGGCAGGGTGATGGAACACCTTGGGCGTAAAAGAAAATTTGGGCATTTTGAAATCGAGTGTATCAATTTCTTGTGCGGAAACGAACCAAACCAGCAAAAATATTAAAATTCGTTTTAGGATTGGTTGCTCATGTTGAGGTAAAGGTGATGCACTTTTTATACCAATGGTCATATGTTACCTGTTTGCGAATCATATAATCAGCTGTGCAGCGGGCGTTGGCTTCACAGATATCTGTCCCTTTACCACGCACGTCATAATGCATAACGACTACATATTTTTTAAAAGGCTTCTTGGCATACTGCCCCATATTGGCTAGCGCAGAAACAGCAAAACTTAGATCTTCGCTAGAGCGGTTCCTGTCCGCTTTTATTTCTACATGGTAAACCCGCTGTCCTTGATCCATATAAATTTTAAGGCCCATGAGTTTGGGCGCCGTATGATTCCGCGCGAAATATTGGGGCGTCATAGCGGCAATTTGTTTATCCGTAAATTTTGGTTTTGCAACTGCGATTGACGTAATGGCTAAAAGTAATGTTAAATATTGTTTCACGATTTATTCCTTTTTCTTGATATTAAAATTAAACCCATCAGGATGACCAATGCACCGATGACAATAGCCATCTGAACTCTTTTTGGATGATAGACAATGGATGCAGCTTCTATGACATAATCATCATTGAAAAAATCCTCATAATTAAAAGACCACCATAATGTATCATTAGAAATTGAATCTGCATTGGAGAGGGTAATAACTCCGGGGAGAATTCCGGCAAATTTAAATGTATCATCATTAAGGCCCACCGTTACATTGGCTTCATCGATGAAAGGGAGCATAGCATTCATACAAGCCACTGAGAAATTTTTAGGAAGGTCATCTGAAAAAGGCCTGAAGTTGGTTTCAATCAAATCCCGGGGGAGGAAAAATATATTTTCCCTGTCATCGTCTTCATTGTCCATTACGCCGAACAAATTGCCTTCTTCTTCCGCTTTATGAAATACACCACGGAAATGATTTAGAATACGCTCTTTTAATAAATTATCAATGGACATTTCTTCCTTTAGGTCATCCATCCCCATGCGCAAACAGTACATAATAATTTCTGTTTCAACAATCTTATCGGTGGAGTCATTGCCAGCATCCTGCATGGATTTAGCCAATAATGGGTATTTCTGGCTTACGCGCCTTCCTTCAAATAATTGGTTGAGGGTAAAGGTCGTAGAAAACAGCCCATCGTTTTTTATAATAGTAATCGGATGCCGTTGGGGTGCAGGACCATCTTTTTCAGTATAAAATGAAGTGGTACCCATTAAAATAGCTTCGGAATTGATTATGTGAACGGTCTCTTTACTATCTTCTTTTCCCTTTTCAATAATTTCTGAAGCCCATGGGTTTTTCATGGGAACCCTGAAGTCTTTGTTATAAACATCTTTTTTATCCCCTTCCGTATGGAATTTCATATGGTATTTTCCATCAGGGAATACGCGGACGGTAATTAATGTTTCAACACACTGCATTGAAAAGAAAGCAGTGAAAAATAAAAGGAGAATTTTGGGCTTCCGCATGGCTTTAATTTACATGAATCAGCAGGGGTTAAAAACAAAAAGGGCCACCCGAGTGACCCTTTTTTTCATCAATGAAAATTAGACTTAAAATGTCATCCGTAAGGATGTCTGCAATGCCCGAATGATTAGAAGAGCATCAGCGCCGGTAACATCACCTGCTGGCTCAAATCGGCCTGTTATCATATCCGCCTGCATAATGCCTCGCTCAGCA of the Candidatus Neomarinimicrobiota bacterium genome contains:
- the ligA gene encoding NAD-dependent DNA ligase LigA, giving the protein MFEKLNLTAIQKQIDNLRKQLNDHNYQYYVLDDPHVSDSEYDQLFRDLQTLETDYPDLATEDSPTRRVGAEPLSAFGSTTHRMPMLSLANAMEEAELHAFDERTKKGLDTENNIEYMAEPKLDGLAVELVYENGLFTNGSTRGDGIIGENITQNLKTILAIPLSLRTNKLDAPTLLEVRGEVFIPKDGFKKLNQNQEKEGLASFANPRNAAAGSLRQLDSKITATRPLSIFCYEAGTLDGISFSTHDSFLTALKAWGFPVNPEIKKIKNSAEMISFHQTLEKRRNTLPYEIDGTVFKVNSSSERNALGIRSRSPRWAIAGKFKAQQVTTVVNDILPSIGRTGAVTPVAKLEPVNVGGVVVTNATLHNQDEIDRKDVRIGDTVLIQRAGDVIPEVVKVIMDKRPKNTEAYQLPKECPACGHEVFRPEDEAVARCQNLSCPAQVKGRIEHFVSKTALDIDGFGEKLVDQLVNKKLILTVDDIFKLSYDDLLNLERMADKSAQNILAAIQTGKQTTFARFIYALGIRNVGVHISKILEQAFTGDIEKFISASVENLEAIDEVGPIVAETITKFWSDCTNVDVVESCLSLGIQLEKVAGPKSNILDGKTIVFTGALTQFSRNNAKEMTESHGGRASGSVSKKTDYVVAGLGAGSKLKKAKDLGIPVLTEEEFLKIIS